The DNA region GGAAAAGATTAAAATGGCAAAACAAAAATTTGATAGAAGTTTACCACACGTAAATGTTGGAACAATTGGTCACGTTGACCATGGTAAAACAACTTTAACAGCGGCTATTACAACTGTATTAGCTAAAAAAGGATTTGCAGAAGCACAAGGATATGATAATATCGATAAAGCGCCTGAAGAAAAAGAACGTGGAATTACAATTAATACTTCACACGTTGAATACCGTACTGATAAAAGACACTATGCTCATGTTGACTGTCCAGGGCATGCCGATTATGTTAAAAACATGATTACAGGGGCTGCACAAATGGATGGTGCGATTTTAGTTGTTGCTGCAACTGATGGGCCAATGCCTCAAACAAGAGAACATATCTTATTATCAAGACAAGTTGGTGTACCAAAAATGGTTGTTTTCTTAAACAAATGTGATATGATGGGTGACGATACTGAAATGATCGACTTAGTTGAAATGGAAGTTAGAGACTTATTAAGTGAATATGGATTTGATGGAGAAAATACCCCAGTTATTAGAGGATCAGCATTAAAAGCACTTGAAGGTGATCCTCAATGAGAAGAAAAAATTATGGAATTAATGAAGGCAATTGATGAATGAATTGACGAACCAGAAAGAGATATTGCAAAACCATTTATGATGCCAGTTGAAGATGTTTTCACAATTACAGGACGTGGAACAGTTGCAACAGGACGTGTTGAACGTGGGGTTGTTAAAGTTAATGAAGAAGTTGAAATTATTGGATTAAAAGAAGAAACAAAAAAAGTTGTTGCAACAGGTTTAGAAATGTTCAGAAAATTATTAGATGACGCTAAAGCTGGAGACAATGTTGGGGTTTTATTACGTGGAGTAAACCGTGACGATGTTGAACGTGGACAAGTTATTGCAAAACCAGGTTCAGTTAAACCACATAAAGAATTTAAAGCACAAGTTTATGTTTTAAGTAAAGAAGAAGGAGGGCGTCATACGCCATTCTTTGGAAACTACCGTCCCCAATTTTATTTCCGTACAACTGATGTTACGGGTTCAATTAAATTACCAGCCGGAGTAGAAATGGTTATGCCAGCTGATAATGTTGAAATGACAGTTGAATTAATTGCCCCAGTTGCGATTGAAGAAGGAACAAAATTCTCAATTCGTGAAGGTGGTCGTACAATCGGTGCTGGAACAGTTGTTTCAATCATTAAATAATTAACTTTTTAAAAATAGCT from Spiroplasma sp. NBRC 100390 includes:
- the tuf gene encoding elongation factor Tu; its protein translation is MAKQKFDRSLPHVNVGTIGHVDHGKTTLTAAITTVLAKKGFAEAQGYDNIDKAPEEKERGITINTSHVEYRTDKRHYAHVDCPGHADYVKNMITGAAQMDGAILVVAATDGPMPQTREHILLSRQVGVPKMVVFLNKCDMMGDDTEMIDLVEMEVRDLLSEYGFDGENTPVIRGSALKALEGDPQWEEKIMELMKAIDEWIDEPERDIAKPFMMPVEDVFTITGRGTVATGRVERGVVKVNEEVEIIGLKEETKKVVATGLEMFRKLLDDAKAGDNVGVLLRGVNRDDVERGQVIAKPGSVKPHKEFKAQVYVLSKEEGGRHTPFFGNYRPQFYFRTTDVTGSIKLPAGVEMVMPADNVEMTVELIAPVAIEEGTKFSIREGGRTIGAGTVVSIIK